CAAGAATCATCCAAACTACAATGTTCACCTCCACTTTCCACCATTATGCTTACACAAGTAGTATAAGCTTAACACTCTCACATTCATtcatcattcattcattcatacaTACTTTCAGTCTCACACCTAGAACTACTGCAAATTACACTGCACCATGGGAACAAAAGGCCTGCATAAGATCAGGATTCCAGCATCCTCACATAATTCTGCAAGCATTGGCGTTCTCATCACTAAAGATATAATATGAACCTGGCGCCGTCGCCGCTGTTGCACCGGAGTAGAAATAGCTGCTCTGATTCATCGACATCGGGTAGTAGGCACCGCCGTAGCTTGCACTCGGCTGCACTGAGCTGTAGCTCACCATATAGGCCGGCGGCTGCGATGTCGGGTACACCGGATAATTGAATGCCGGCAAGCCGCCACCACCGTCGCCACTTGCTTTGCCGCCCATCTCCTCTGACACCACTTGAAGTTCACCCCCACCGCCGGCGCCCTTGTTCTCCTTCTGacccttcttccctttcttcttgcCGCCGCCACCGCTGCTGGCGGCAGCGGCGCCGTCCTGTTTCTCAGGTGGTGGGGAGTTTCCAGCCTCCTTTTTATCGGCCTTTGGGCAATCCTTGCCGCTGTTCTTCGGGGCTTTGTCATCGTGCTGAGCAGAGGAATCAGGGGAAGAATCGTCGCCGGAGGCCTTGGGGGTTTGATTGGTGTCAGGGTTTTCCGACTGCTCGTTTGGTTTGCCGGAGGCCTTGttcttgttcttgttcttcttgcCGCCACCGCTGCTGCTGTTGTTGTTGGCGGGGTTGTTGGGCTTCTTCTCCGGCCAGAGCTCGGCGTGTTTCCCGGTCTTGACGAGCTTCTTGATGAGGGTCTCCGCCTCAACGTTTCCGGTGACGACCACCTTCTGCTGCTGGGAGTCGATGGTAGTCTTATAGACGCCTGAGAAATTCCCAAGATAACCCAATAAAAATCCAATCTTGGTGAAGAGAACCCAATAAAAATCCAGTCTTTGTGAAGAGAACTCAAGAACAGAGAAGAACAGGGGAATCCTAAACTGACAGAGTTTACCTTCGATGCTTTGGAGGACcttcttcactttcttcttgcaaccttCACAGTGGATGGCGACCTTCAAGGTCAAAGTCTAGAGGACCAAAAAAACCATTACGTTGAACCTTGTTCTCAATGAAACTTTTCATTGGAAAAAACAGAGCACAACTAAGGAAAGACTTGGATTGCAAACTCAAGTACCTGGTATTTCAGCGGTTCTGGACCTTCTTCAGCTGAGGccatgagagaaagagaggaataAAGAGATAGTGGGAGTAGGGGTTGGGGGGGtaaaggagggagggagagagagagagagagagagagaggaatgtAGGCAAGGGAAACGAGCGGAGGAGAGGGAAAGGGGGATggtaaagagagagaagaaatggaagaggggagcaaggagaggagggaggggggcGGGGGGGATTTGTCGGTGTTTTATTGGTGGGTTTTATGGAACAAAAATCATACGACAGCAGGATATCATAGAGCACTTAACTTTTATTTTGCTATATTTACTCTAacacttttaaaaaaataaataaataaaaataaaatttctgcaTTGGCCGATCCagtaacttcaaaaaaaaaaaaaaaaaattatagacgTCAAGAAAGACTCggtatcttctttctttttcatcaaACCTCTCCATCGATCTACTGTGTACTAGTGAACACCATATTCTCGATATTGTATATCGATTTATCTAAATGTATGTATTGGCTTGTTATATGACTAATTTACTTAATATGTATTACTTAGCCTAGTATGTATCGATAAAAAGCATGTTCTAAAaatgaggaagaaaaagagtactgtgtataattttttatttttttttttaattacagaACTGACAACTCCGTTAGTAGAAGTTTCAGACTTTTGGATTTTCTCTTTAAGATGGTTGCTAGAGAAAATATGAAAAAGTAGAAGTTTCTCTATTCTATGATGCATGCTCtaatatgatttttgtttggtTTTGTGGAAGGGAGCATATGGCACATGCTCGTGTATTGGTATTGGAGGGTATGGGAGGTGGAAACTGACAGACTAGGCTTTAGTATCCGGACAAAAGTGCCATCCAGGCAAAGAGGGTTAATCATGGCCATCCATATGGCTTGATGAAGCAAAGATTGGAAGCATGAAATTGATTGAGACAATAAGACCCATGCTCAAAAAATCCACTCATATCATTATCATTAGATGATGGCATGTCCCATTCCTTTTGGATCATGGATCAGCTGGGTTAGGTCATTAGGAGTCCCAAAATTTTGATTCAATCATATGACTGATTAATAGGTTATGCCTTTGTAAGAACCTATAAGGACATGTATTTAATTCTATATCAATTATATATTAGGTAGATTCTAAGTACTTATATAAGATGAAGAAGTCCAAATAACATCTTTTGATTAACCTTTTTTTAGTAGAATAAGGAGCTCATTGAGCTGTATTGATAGCAAACAGTGATAGTTACAAAACCAAGATATGCAATAGCCTACCCCTAAGTACAAAAGTCAGCATTAGCTGTACAAGATAGGCTAGCAAAGTGAAGGATATCAGTGCAAGAACTAATAGAGGGTAATGAGAGGGACAAAAACCCAGCAGAAAAGTGAGCCACAAGTAGTACAAAGTGATTCACTCATAATACAACAAAAACAACCAAAGATATCAGAACCAGGACATCTGAAGTATTCCAAAACTTGTGCAATCAGAAAGCAAAGGAGCACTGAAATTTGGTGCCTCATATAGGAAGTAACAGCAAAGAGAAACAGAAAACCTGGTAGCCCCTTGGAAACTGATATCTGATAGCTGTGATGTAGATAAGAATCCGAAACTACTAAATGCTGGGGCAAAGAAAatctgaaaactagaatcagcaGCGAAGCCTGTATAAGAGAGCACACCATATTCCAGAACCAGAAAAGTTGGCACTGGTAGCCACCAAGTGAAAGCCATCCAGCAACCACCAAGCCATATACTATCTGATCAGACAAAAGTTGCCCCTCCTGAACAAAAAGAGGA
The Phoenix dactylifera cultivar Barhee BC4 chromosome 3, palm_55x_up_171113_PBpolish2nd_filt_p, whole genome shotgun sequence DNA segment above includes these coding regions:
- the LOC120110267 gene encoding heavy metal-associated isoprenylated plant protein 35-like encodes the protein MASAEEGPEPLKYQTLTLKVAIHCEGCKKKVKKVLQSIEGVYKTTIDSQQQKVVVTGNVEAETLIKKLVKTGKHAELWPEKKPNNPANNNSSSGGGKKNKNKNKASGKPNEQSENPDTNQTPKASGDDSSPDSSAQHDDKAPKNSGKDCPKADKKEAGNSPPPEKQDGAAAASSGGGGKKKGKKGQKENKGAGGGGELQVVSEEMGGKASGDGGGGLPAFNYPVYPTSQPPAYMVSYSSVQPSASYGGAYYPMSMNQSSYFYSGATAATAPGSYYIFSDENANACRIM